The sequence AAGACTTGGTGAGACACTATAATAGGAAAGCTAACAAACCGAGTTGTATGATCAAGCTTGATCTTCAAAAGGCATATGACACCATTGAATGGGAGTTCTTGGAAGAAATGCTAGAAGGTTTAAACTTCCCCAGGAAGTTCATTCACCTAATAATGAACTGTATCACATCTCCTAAGTTCTCTCTTATGTTCAATGGATCCTTGCATGGTTTCTTTGAAGCTAGGAGAGGCCTTAGGCAGGGGGACCCCATGTCCCCTCTACTATTTGTCTTGGGCATGGAATACCTTTCTAGCCTTATGATGAAGATTGGTGAGAAGGAGGATTTTCACTTCCATGATAGGTGCTCTCAACTTAGGATGAATCACCTGGCATTTGCAAATGATGTCCTATTGTTATGCCATGGAGATATAAAGAGTGTCACTTATATGCTACAGGCCCTCAAATTGTTTTCTCTCACTTCTGGACTTCACCCTATGCAAGTAAAACTGCAATTTATTGCAGTAACATGCAAGAAGACAATGTGAAGAAGTTGATAGAAGTATCTGGCTTCTCTAGGCAGGTTTTGCCTTTCACTTACCTGGGGATTCCTATTTGTCCTAAGAAGATATCTAGCAAAGAATGTGAGTTACTGGCTGAACGAATGACTGCTAGGATCAAGAGTTGAAGCTCAAGAAATCTTTCCTTTGCAGGTCGAATTACTCTAATCAACTCAGTCTTAATAACTATTCAGGCATACTGGAGTCAGATGATGGTGTTGCCAAAAAAAGTGATCAAAGCTATAGAAGCTATCTGTAGAGCCTTTTTGTGGAAAGGTCTAGCTATGTTCCATGGTGCTGAGCTGTTGCATGGGAGAACATTTGCCAGCCTAAAAGAGCAGGGGGTTTGGGAATTAAAAAGCTTGAGGAGTGGAATAAGGCGTGCTGCCATTGGTAAGTACATGATATGGGCCATCTCAAACAAGCAAGAGAGTCTTTGGCTAAGATGGGTTCATAGTATTTATCTCAAAGACCAGGATTGGTGGAGCTACTCTGCTTCTATCAATGCTAGTTGGTATTGGAAGAAGCTGGTAGCTATCAAAGAACAACTTAAAACAAAGTTTGTGATGTAACAGGTTTTCAGGAAGAAAGATACACCATAGCAACAGGGTATAATCTATTTTTTCCTACTGCTACTGTTCTGAAATGGTGCAAAGAGGTATGGAGCAGATTGAACATCCCTAAACATAGTGTGATTTTGTGGTTAGCAATGTTAAACCGCTTGAAAACTAAGGACAGGTTGTTGAAGTATGAGATGCAAGTCAATGAGAATTGCTGCCTTTGTGAAGCGCATGCTGAAACCAGTCagcatttattttttgattgtaaTGTTGCTGTTAAATGACTGCAGGAAATCACGATTTGGTTGAATTGGAATGATGTATCAACCAGCCTTCCCCAGTTGCTGCGATGGATAGGCAGAGCcaagatttcaaaatttcacaAAATGATCTTTGTTGCTGCAATTGCAGGGCTTGTATTTAGAGCATTTGGAGGCTGAGAAATAATGTGATTTGGCAAGATGTTCCTTTAACTTCCAACTGAGTTGTAGACATTAAGTGGAGTGTTAAGATGAGAGTTGCAATGTTTTTACCAAAAAAGATTAATGATGTAGATAAAAATTGGTTCAATGATCTATAATGTACAATTGTATAGAAGGATTTGTTGATGTATAGATTGTTTAGGCCCCGGATGGGGTGCTAATAGGTTGTAAATACCGTTTTGTGCAATATATTGTCatgatttatataaaaaaaaaaatggatgaAAAATTACTAACATGAAGGGCCAAATTATTCCAGAACACATTTGGATCACCTGGGACTGGCGGAGCATACACAAACACCTCAACCCCCGTGGAGCATACAACAGTTTGTGCTCGAGCAATGTGGTTGTGTACTTGAACTAATCCAATACATATAAGCCTATATTGTATTTAGTGTGGAAATGATGGTGTAACattgatttaattttaaacttgCCTTCTAAATTTGGAATTATTCCTTTATTCTTCTTACTATTTTCTTGACAGCTGTTTAGTTTTAATGCAAGTGTTTATTTggcaaagaaaataaaaatgaaagaatGCTAAATAGGATAGGACAACATAGTTGTTGAAGATATGACATgatgtgatatttaattatgatCATTTGTTGATAAACATAAAGAAGCCGTTTCGGGTTAATTCAGTGACTGGAGTCACGGACACACTAATAGCGcccactaaaaaaaaaagaaattagtctcaaaaaaaattaaatatcttctatttagttaaataattatacaacaaaataataaaaagtcctcacaaaatagttataattttaatgtaaaataaataataactattTTTATAACTAAGCCTCCACAAGTCAAAAATTCTGAGTCCGCCTCACTGGTGACGGTACGTTTTTCCGCGTAATaagatattattatatatttttccaTATTTATTATAATGTACTGGAACTCATTCTGTTTTCTCTCTCCATATGTACAACACAAAGGCAGCAAGTAAATAATTGAAAGAagcgcaaaaaaaaaaatggaagcaGATCATGAAGATGAGGTTCCATTGCTGGTAAAAAGGGGGAAGAGTGGTGAATTATTATTAGGAGGAGTAAGAGAAGGTAGGTTTGTGGGAGAAATGAAGAAGATGATTGCAATAGGTATGCCGATGGTGGTTGTGACGGTGGCTCAGTTTCTTCCTCAGGTTGTGTCGACCATGATGGCCGGGCACCTTGGTGAACTTTCACTCTCTGGTGCTGCCATTGCCACCTCTTTCGCTGATGTCACTGGCTTCTGTGTTCTTGTAAGTTCATTCATTCCCTTCTCTACTCCCCCCGCTTAtctatcatttatttattaattcatcctacatataattattgttttttttcatCCTTTTATATCATTTCCCAAAGTTTTATTATCGTTAAACTTAATCAATTAATTACACCtttccaaaaaaataaatatataaataaataattttaaatagaatatATACCACATAATCAACTATTGTTAAAAATGTTGCAACCACATTTAATTTGCACGTATTACAATAATTTGTAAATAATCTTAATATAGTATCGTTAAAAAGCCTCAAAATAtctatattattattcatatcATTATTTCTTGAATATTGATTATAATATTTCTAACGTCAATTtactaaatttatatatttgatAATAAGTAAATTAATTAAAGGTAACTACCATTTTGTattctgtgttttgcaaaagttactaattagacCCTTCGTTttgttaaattataaaatagactttgtatttttcaaaatcgtaCAAATAGGAcactgaattgatttttttgtcaaaaaaaaaatttaataataatctcatctaatggtgttatgacaaaactatttacattttttttttgtatatgttcgtgttaggaattgtcatcaaattagttatattaaaaaaattgtcaaaaattaagcagGATCATATTTTTACTATtctaaaaaatacagggtccattttgtcatttaacaaaatagaaaatcgaattagtaatttttgtaaaatacagaatctaaaataatatttacccctaattaaaaaaagtttcactctgcaaaaaatcaaaaaaattagaagaagtttgatgataaaaaataaaataaaaacaagagctatgttaatttatatatttttattattattattgtttttgctAAAATCTcatttaagtttaatatataaaatttaagttttatttcataaattttaataatgagGACCTATgtacttgaggctagctcaagttgCCATAAGTGAGTGTGTGTCTTGGAGGTCCTGCGTTGGAGTCCCAAGTACAACATGGTTGTaaatataaacgcttaaataaaaaaaaaataataaggacCTATGTAGCAAGAGATATAGGTTGGGATCTAATTGCAACAGTACAAAAATATTAGCCACCTAAGTGAAATTTGAAAATCCATGTGCTATTTACCTGTTTTttcctattattattattattattattattattattattattattattttctatataacattatctttctttttatttaggtgccgtttggtaatacttttgttttttaatttttaaatcacagaatgaaaataaaatttttgtttttaaaaaataaaaatgtgttctgtaatcacttttacttttcaattttaaaaacagaaaataaaagtgtgttctgtaaagttttttcttcatttttattttttgattttatttaagccaAGTATAGGTTCGAGGTCAGATTCGGGTTTGAGTCAGAGACCGGGTTTAGTGCTAGGGTCGTGGGGGAGAATTTGGGTCCGACTTTGGTCaaagtccaaaatattgattaagaaaaagaaactgtttaaaaaatattaaaagtatttttttaaaaaaaatttggttctcaattaaaaaattagaaagtgaAAACAgatttgtaaaacatgtttttaaaaaatatttacacttgttcaattttaaaaacagaaaattaattaaaaaaatattaccaaacgccaccttaattAATGGACATAAATTAAAATCTCTTCTGTTTTTATGTTAAAGAAAGCCTCCATAATTGAATTCATTTGATAGGAATTATAGACATAAACAATAGGGTGTACACATATTTAGtatcttatattttatttaaatattatatatttttaataatactttATTAGTATCCTGTGTTTTGAAATTATACATATTAATACAATaaactcaaaaaaaattttataaaaattttatcaATACAAAATCatctttaattttacaaattttgaattcaattttttttttttttgatgaatcagagaattcaaatttaattatttgattacatataaTTGAGATCTGCTTggtcaaattaataaaattatattattatattttactttaggactcgtttggaacgctgtattaggtcgtattgtcttgtattgtattttatacaatattttttatgtaaaactctatgtagtattaacttttatagacacctaaatttataatattttagtataaattaaagtttaacatagtattatataaaatatgatatataattcaattcaatataatacaaaacAATACAATAttacgacctaatacgacgttccaCACAAGCCCTTAGAGTACTAAATATGTATAACTTCAAAATATAAGGTACCAAATAagtattattaaaaacataaaagtaTCAAATATATTTTTCGAATAAAGTTAGGGTACAATTTATACATGTATACTATATCAAcaatgaaaatacatttataCATGTATACTATATCACGCATTTCATGCATTCTCTTTCTgttttaccatttaattttttactacaattttttttttattgtggttgatgttttagttatttaagctattttataaaaaaaatattatttcgtTGAAAATATGGTTCAAATAGATTATTGCACACACGATTCTTTCATTTTATATGGGTATAAAATAGACTatttgaattttcttttttatattataaattgttttgaatttttgaaaaattttacaaaatattttaaataactatataaTGTACACGATtataaaatatactaaaaaaatttcttCAATACCAAAATAGTAGACAATgcatcaatatttttttttagggtGCATCGTACTACCCATATCATTTAatgctcatttcaaatatatatgtatatatatatatatatatataggttctCTTTTAATGAGTATTATGCATGAATGAGTGGTATTagaaaattttttatattaaacaaaTCTTTCATATGATCTTGAATTGCTTTATTagctaaaaaaaagataaaaaaaaaatgtttttgccaaaaaaaaaaacaaagaaaaaaatgagttcaacttaaatactttttacatataaatatatttttatatagtttaaaaatagattttttaatttttttaattaagtagttaaattaattataaaaattaaaatttatcttttattgCTATGTCCTAATAATTcaacatttttaaaattaatatttattattacatTTCTTTAGTAACCAGTTACATCAtgtctttaataaaatattattattattattattattattattattattattattattattattagcaaCAAAATCAATATTACTATAATATTAATAGTCATATTACAATAATTAGAATAGAGGTGTTTATGAACTGGTTTGGtctgaattttttattttttcagacCAAACCATTATTACGatgttttgaaaattcaaaaccAAACCAGaccaatgaaataattaaaccaaaccaaaccaaactacTCAAAAACAGACTAGTTTGGTTCGAAGCATGGTTTTTATTTCGTaattgttgtaatttttttttataataattgttaatttttttagtattttttttacttttaataagtttataatacataagtaataataaaaaattattattgtaaCAATATAAACTCAATATCAATATTCTACTTAAAGTTGTTTCTAAATATCAATattttatctaaaaaatatatatatatatatatatatattacatatatatataataattatacgaATTCGTTTGGTTTGAACTGCTACTAAGATTTCTAAAACCGTGACCGAATCAGAGAATTCAAAACAGTTTGGATTGATCAAATCATCGAGACCAAATTCATTTGGTCCGGTCTCAACTAGTTTGGGCCTGATTGATTAGAGTTTAGAACTATAGATTGTGAATTATATACACCCTTAAATTACGATTCTTAAAATAGGACAAAgtccattttacaaaaaaaaaaaggacaaagtgatatatgtataatatttgaaaaatactttagattttgagaaatgctaaagggcactacTTGTCAAATAGTCTCTCATCGCTAATGCGTGGAaatataatagaatatataagaggaaTGAACTACTACTTCCATCgccaattgattttgagatgaaacctcattcatcttatcccaaattctaacatggtaacagagtaaaaataaacaaaaaagaaatcTTCTAATGGTACTATCCAACCCTAACAAAAAGAAACCGATTGAAGTAGAGCCAAAAAGAAGAGCCactaaaaatccaaaaaaaaaaaaattgatccaaAGAGCCAAAGTCAAGAAAGTCACCTGTAATTCGGGAATAGTgtgccaaaaaaataaaaagagccCCAAAAAAATACCGATTCAAAAAGTAGAGCAAAAAGAGTCACTTGTGATCAAGGATAATGAGCCATAAAAAGAGCCGCTTATGAACGAGTTGTCCAAGATGGTGAGCAAATGAAATAGCTACCATCTTGAGAGGCAATGCTAGATAGTCCCACATCGCTAATATgtggaaagataatagaatatataagaggaatgagctactcctctcatcaccaattagttttgagatgaaattaacctcattcatcttatcccaAATTCTAATATTGGTGCATAGTATCctcctacgtgtcaatatcACTATCTCatttagtttaatataataacttttatggattatcgctaaccaatcgtaAGATAACATATCTAAATATCTAAAAGGTGCTAGACAATACTGATGTCCCATAATAATgctcttaaattttattttcacaaggtaataaataaattttttttttgaaagagagttaataaataatttatagacaTTCATTATAGAAATTTCCTTTATTGGTCATtgcttgaaaaagaaaaaaaaaaagaattataaaaaaaatcctttataaaaaattatcttCTTCTCTTCTCACGTGGATGTACCATACTTTTCTCAAAAAGAATTCAGACGAACATAAAGGTCTGTCACCTACTTTCTATATAAGCAATGGGTGTAATTAAttctaactttttatttttcttatttttatttttttgtcatgttgttatcgtaattttaaaggactgatttttctttttatttttttgataaatttcaaaaccaatcattttaaagagtgccttatataatttaagtaatttacatataaataatcaagtttaattttcagttacaaataaatacttaaatttaattcttagcagtaataatatttaagttataattttaaaacttatgtATGTACTTAGTTATAaagtgttaagtaaattacTACGTGACAATTTTTGATTGGTTTAGGtcatgaaatttttaatttttttaaaaaaaattagtttaaatatgCCAATAAAAGAAAATCACACGTTGATAATAACTTGACATTTAATAACTAGAAACCTATagagttccaaaaatataacttaaatatttattactgtaaatattaaatttaaatatttatttataattaaaataaacttatcataattatttaaaaactaataatacAATCACtcacattaaattttttaaaattaatttttcttaaatgttttaaataagatatatattttctaatattaataaaCTAGTAAATATCTCTCACTTTACggtgaatattttaaattatatataataaattatatattttaattaataataattacttaataaaattatattaaaattaaattgaattaaattactttttaataaaacttttatttcaataatatgagaaattattatattgagtttttaatattaactcatttttaattagtttaaagataaaataataacaccagataaacaaattaataatttaactcattttattttaaatactaaagtttattttataatattgatAAATAACTAACCTTGAACATTCGATTCGTCCCTTCCTCTAAGTTTagttataaatctatttcttttattctttttttaaaaatataatattataataaaatttagttataaatattttttaataaaaaatcgaATATAGTTAACATCAATAAACCTATATGTTAGGAAGcgcaaataaaaaatttacataaacATGATATAAAAATTTTctcatccttcttcttgaaattagaataaataacatgataatataataatgatggaagaaattaaaactttaatatttaaaagtgtACAAAAGTTAAAAAGCCTTGAAATGCTTCTCTATACAAACACATtagcttttctttttcttaatctGAATATTTTATAGTAAttcattcaaaaaattaaaagtagaCTACAgaaaattacaattaaaaagAAGCCAGAGAAAAATCTAATATCATAAAAAACATAGTCATAAACTTCATTACTCCTCTTTGACATTTTCTCTTTCTCCaaacttaaaacaaaaataagaaaaaaaaatattctcaaATTCATTGATTTTTCTTCACTTCTTTCTTATAATTAtgcttatatatatgtatatttgagAGATCAATAAGTTAAATAAtactatttatataataattctaatttattataaaagtatagtgtatattaattgttattaaaattaatgtgaatatacaatatatagaacaattacttttatttaaaattaactaTCTCATTGTATACACATGTGAGATTAGTATTAGTATTAGTGTATAAGCTAATTAGTTAGGTAAATCTCTTAGTTTGTTTCACATTAGTTGGTTATATCGATTATTTTATTAACCGACTTTTTTTGCCTACATAAACTCTCCTTCTTTTGTATTCAgttaattaatacaataataaaaaataaaagcatttTGCTCTTTTTCTCATATGGTATTAAACGAATTCTTGCCCACGGCTTCTATGGAAAGACCTACAACTTGCTCCCAAGATGGCGATCCTCCATCTACGGTCGACAACACAACAGCTGAGATCACTTCGATCATCATGCTGCTATCAATCTCACCTCCCCTGTTGTTCCTCGCAGAAATCCAGCTCCAAGGCCTTAACCTAACACAAACTCGAACCAAGAAATGGTTCAACCCCAGGATCAGTCCACCATTGTCGACGAGCTTCACACAACTGCTCCTCAAACTCAAACAAATCGTCCTGTCAATGACGATCTTTCAAGTCCTTTCTTCCTGAGCACAAGTGATCACCCCAGACTTGTTCTCGTGTCTACCGTCCTCAATGGCAGCAACCATCAATCTTGAAAAAGAGGTATCACAATGCTCTAGTTGCCAAGAACAAGATTGCCTTCATCTACGACTCACTTCCTCGGCCAAAAATCGGTAATCCTTATCTCAATTCTGTGCTTAGATGCAATAACATAGTAATGTCATAGCTAGTAATTAAACTCTGTTTCTCAAGAAATTACTCAAAGCATCATGTATTTTGATTTAGCCGTTGATATGTGGAATGATCTTGCTAAAAGATTCAATGAAGGCAATGGTCCTAGAATCTTTCAGTTACAAACTTAGCTCACCCAATTACAACAAGGTAATCAATCAGTTTCTTCCTACTTTACTAAGATGAAATCCCTTTGGGATGAGTTGAAAGAATTTCAACCAACCACTACTTGCACTTGTGATGCAATGAAGATTTTTTTAGATTACTATAACCAAAATCAAGTTCTCCAATTCTTGACTGGCCTTAATGAATCCTTTTCTTCTGTTAGAGCACAAATCTTGCTCAATGAAGCAATCCCCAATCTTTCTCGGGTGTTTGCCATGATCATACAAGAGGAATGTCAAAGATCTCTTGGCTCAGCTGACACGATTCCACTGGCTACTGCTACCAATTCTCAACCTACTAATCCACCACGAGCCAAGAAACCCCGTCCCTCATGTTCCAAGTGTGATAAACCAGGGCATTTAGTTGAGAAATGTTATTTCTTACATGGGTTTCCCTTGGCTATGGGGACAAAAAGAGACAATATAAAGGGAAAGCAAATGCTAATCATGCCAGTACTTCCAAGAATGATGCATGGACACTCACTCTCATCTGATCTATCCCAACAATGCCAGCATTTGATCTCCTTTCTCAGTCAGCAACTCGGCAACAATCCTCATGATTATATGGCTGCAATGGCTCCTACTGCCTCCAATCTTGCAGGTAACAATCATCCTTTACCCCAATTTACATGAATTTTGGATAGTTGTGCCACACACCACATGTGCTCCAATATTACATGCTTTACATCTTTTTCAATTCATAAGTTTCCTCAGCATGTTACTCTACCAAATGGTCAAAATATTCCTGTTCTCAATTCTGGTACAGTGCATATAAACCCTTACATTACTATTCATAATGTATTATATGTATCGAGTTTCAAGATCAATCTCATTTTCATATCTAATTTTGTTCACAACAGTTCTAATTCCATCATTTTTTCTCCATACACTTGTGTCATTCAGGATCTTTCTCAGAATGTGGTGATTTATACTGCTGAAAAATGTGGAAAGCTATACTTGCTGCAACAAGACACACCTGTAGCCAATGCTATTTCATTTCAGTTTGATAATAAATATGTGCAAGCCCATAAGCCTTTGGGTAAGCAGGGGAGCATTTTGGGAGCATTTTTCTGAGTCATGGAGCCTTTATGCTAGTGATGGGAGCATCCGTGCAAGCTGAAGCATCCATTCGATCCGTGGTAGAGCATCCATGCGAGCCATGGTAACGTCTATGCAAGGGGCTTGCATGCGAGGCTATGAGGCTACAAGGTGGCAAGATAAGGGCTCGCATGCGAGCGTGCATATGTGCGGGTGTGACGCAGCAAAGTAACACGGCAGACAAAGGTACGAAGCGCAAGGCCAGCTCCTACACTTGTGACGTGTAGCCTGAAAGCGACATAGTCCCTTTTAGGGCCACATTGTACCTCAGGCCATTAGAGCCTATACCCATTTCTTAGATGTGAGAAGGGGTTGGAAAATCATTCTTGCAACTTAACCTTGATAGCAATAGAAAATTTATCATTTACTCGCAATTTTCAAATAGCAATTTGAATCCATattccatctttcttttcatCTTAGATCTGTGCTTGAAGCATAGTTTGACTTCCTAGCTAATAAGTTAGTTGACGAGTTCTCACCGTCAATAGTTTGGCACCGTCTCTGGGAACTAAAGCTTAAGCCAAGTCGTTTATTTACACACAACAGATACAAAATGCCTAGACACTCTCATCACCTTCAAAATGTAGAGGTTTGCTCTGACAATAAGCAGTTGATCACTTCAGGGCGAGACCTCCCTTTGCCCGTCGTTAGAGAAGAAGGTGCTAATGGTCACAAACCTCAAGTAGGAGGGATAAAATGTGAATGTTATCAGACCTCAAGTAGGAGAAGAGGGCACGAGCGGGTGGGGATCTCAAACAAGGAGAGGAAATTATTATAGTGAAGAGATCCCAATGGACAAGAAACACAACAGAATAACTTCCTCCATTTTAACTGAAGGTAATGGTATGACACAAAGAGAGGAGGCCCCATCGTCACGAAGGCACCCTCCAACACCAACACTGCGAGATCTCGGTACCTTGCAATATCGCCCTCAAAAGGAGAACTAAGCTAACTCTGTGAGCCATAAATTGTGAACTTGCCACTATGAATACGAAATAAATGATTTCTGCTTGAAGAACCAAAGGCTGGAAACTACGGTGGCCAACATGAAAAAAGTATTGAGCACCATTCTCAAAGGAAAAACTCAAACTTTGCACTTTCTATACAAAGCTCACCAGCAAGAGTGCGAGATATCAACCGTATATGGTGATGGGGGGAAGTCCATGTCATCAACGGATGGTACCCCAAAGGATGAGAGCGTAAAGGGCCTATCGTAAGATAAGAACCCAAGAGGTTACTCACACCAACATGAATCTATCTGTCGGGGTAAGACTGCAATGAGGAAAATATCATGTGGTCTTATGAAGGGACTTTAGCCAACGAATCTCATGCTAGGGGACACCGCGCTTGCACCCCCTTTTCAAGAGCAAAGGAAGCGAAAGGCGTCACCCCTCAACCATGGTGGAGAGCCTTACGATGATGGGATGGAGGAGTACTACTCACAGGCTCCATGCGAATTGAAAGGAAAACCCAAGTTTCGCTCACCAACTCCCAAGAAAGGATGAACAAGAGAATGAAAGAGCTTGAAGTAGAGATGCAGGATCTTCATCAAAAAGATGGCTACCGCATTAAAGGGAAATTCGAAGGATGATGAGTTCGATGAAGAATCCCCTTTCTCAAGGGAAATTCAAATGGAACCACTTCCACCTAATTTCAAGGAGCCTTGGATGACGCCATATGATGGTACAACTGATCCAAGATATCATATAGGAGCTTTAACGAGCCAATGAAGATGAAAAAGGTGTCATGCAAGGTAAGGTTCAATTTACAAACATGATTTGGAAACTGAGCATCCACAACACCAGGTGGATATTTCATATAGATCTCCATTAATAGGTCCCCATTTAGGAAGGAATTATTGACATCAAGTTGCCTAATATCCCACCCCTTGGTAAAGGAAAT is a genomic window of Cannabis sativa cultivar Pink pepper isolate KNU-18-1 chromosome 9, ASM2916894v1, whole genome shotgun sequence containing:
- the LOC133030936 gene encoding uncharacterized protein LOC133030936 encodes the protein MKSLWDELKEFQPTTTCTCDAMKIFLDYYNQNQVLQFLTGLNESFSSVRAQILLNEAIPNLSRVFAMIIQEECQRSLGSADTIPLATATNSQPTNPPRAKKPRPSCSKCDKPGHLVEKCYFLHGFPLAMGTKRDNIKGKQMLIMPVLPRMMHGHSLSSDLSQQCQHLISFLSQQLGNNPHDYMAAMAPTASNLAGSFSECGDLYC